A genomic stretch from Desulfohalobium retbaense DSM 5692 includes:
- a CDS encoding HD domain-containing protein: MPQPLKDAIALCKTIRRNGYDAYVISAALQERLLENEEHGEVDIATDMQPSELRKLFPLLDSSDENADLGSLQEGDMLMRFYPMDTLASSHPEVAASRLTPRLMKKLEDRGELPTALACPYIPEVPDAYAGFCDFSDGVVNLIGVPDATLRRNYLLGVRALRFAANYDLPMEPNTWVAILRSASRILDYVPVSDIVDEWKKVEAENMAQFFELLYETQILHGLIPELAALSKIKQRKSEDEPELETAWQHTLDKMRLYPETLPYDWLGTTACLFHDVGKLYTAEYTDGEWTFHQHPWVGAKITRKILKRLRFPTEDLEVICHLVRHHKRFDSMLTDRGIRRFKALDEYPRIIEMARADVKARGGNYTAFNHNMKYLERADVPEEMLEPLLNGKEIMDFTGLNPGPAVGIIRQALLQAQVAGDVTSIPEAVEFIRTYYEKEIRN; this comes from the coding sequence ATGCCCCAACCGCTCAAGGACGCTATCGCCCTGTGCAAAACCATACGCCGCAACGGCTACGATGCCTATGTCATAAGCGCCGCTTTGCAGGAACGCCTGCTGGAAAACGAGGAACACGGCGAAGTCGATATCGCCACTGATATGCAACCCTCGGAACTGCGCAAACTTTTCCCCTTGCTCGATTCCAGCGACGAGAATGCCGACCTGGGCTCACTCCAGGAAGGCGACATGCTCATGCGCTTCTACCCCATGGATACCCTGGCCAGCAGTCACCCGGAGGTTGCCGCCTCTCGCCTGACACCGCGGCTGATGAAAAAACTGGAAGACCGGGGGGAATTGCCGACGGCCCTGGCCTGTCCCTATATCCCCGAAGTTCCCGACGCCTATGCCGGCTTCTGCGACTTTTCCGACGGGGTCGTCAATCTCATCGGCGTCCCGGACGCGACCCTGCGCCGCAACTACCTTTTAGGCGTCCGTGCGCTGCGTTTTGCCGCCAATTACGATCTGCCGATGGAGCCCAACACCTGGGTGGCCATCCTCCGCTCCGCCTCACGCATCCTCGATTATGTTCCAGTCAGTGATATCGTGGACGAATGGAAGAAGGTCGAGGCCGAAAACATGGCCCAATTTTTCGAACTCCTTTATGAGACCCAGATTTTGCACGGTCTGATCCCGGAACTCGCCGCCCTGAGCAAGATCAAACAGCGCAAGAGCGAGGACGAGCCGGAGTTGGAGACCGCCTGGCAGCACACCCTGGACAAGATGCGCTTGTACCCGGAGACCTTGCCGTATGACTGGCTAGGGACCACTGCCTGTCTCTTTCATGATGTCGGCAAACTGTACACCGCCGAGTATACCGACGGCGAATGGACCTTCCATCAGCACCCCTGGGTCGGGGCCAAAATCACCCGGAAGATCCTCAAACGGCTGCGTTTTCCCACTGAAGACCTTGAGGTCATCTGCCATCTGGTCCGCCACCACAAGCGGTTCGATTCGATGCTCACCGATCGCGGCATCCGCCGCTTCAAGGCCTTGGACGAATACCCCCGAATCATTGAAATGGCTCGTGCCGACGTCAAGGCCCGGGGCGGCAACTACACCGCCTTCAACCACAACATGAAATACCTCGAGCGTGCCGACGTGCCCGAGGAGATGCTCGAGCCGCTTTTAAACGGCAAGGAGATCATGGATTTTACCGGGCTCAATCCGGGACCGGCGGTGGGGATTATCCGCCAAGCCCTGCTCCAGGCCCAGGTGGCCGGAGACGTGACCTCTATTCCCGAGGCAGTGGAGTTCATCCGGACGTATTACGAAAAAGAAATCCGCAATTAA
- a CDS encoding dihydroorotate dehydrogenase, which translates to MPEPQCLELRVTSLESPDNDLFYHLSLESPQWQWRPGQFAMLRPTSWRHEPLWARPFSISDQDTNGLHFFFQRMGSGTDLLSQLRPGDVVTVWGPLGNGFTISHTTPTMILAGGMGLAPFMGLIRHHPIPQNLELFFGHRQPLANYPFSEIEDRILAWQVREQGPEDLEKLFRAIEVKIKGYSIDGNLLACGPLPFLRRIQKLALDHNANTQLSLENRMACGVGACLGCTVPTKSGELVQACTQGPVFKADAVDLSGEL; encoded by the coding sequence ATGCCTGAACCACAATGCCTCGAACTCCGTGTGACCTCCCTGGAATCACCGGATAATGACCTCTTCTACCATCTGAGTCTGGAATCGCCGCAATGGCAGTGGCGTCCCGGACAATTCGCCATGCTGCGCCCAACAAGCTGGCGGCATGAGCCGTTGTGGGCCCGCCCCTTCTCCATTTCCGACCAGGATACCAACGGGCTGCATTTCTTTTTCCAGCGCATGGGCAGCGGCACAGATCTGCTGAGTCAGCTCCGCCCCGGCGATGTGGTCACTGTCTGGGGCCCTCTGGGAAACGGATTCACCATCTCCCATACGACGCCGACCATGATCCTGGCCGGAGGCATGGGCCTAGCCCCTTTCATGGGGCTTATCCGCCACCATCCGATCCCCCAGAACCTGGAACTGTTTTTCGGCCACCGCCAGCCCCTTGCCAACTACCCGTTTTCGGAAATCGAAGACCGCATTCTCGCCTGGCAGGTACGCGAACAAGGGCCCGAGGATCTTGAAAAACTCTTTCGGGCCATTGAAGTCAAAATCAAAGGATACAGCATCGACGGCAACCTCCTCGCTTGCGGGCCACTGCCCTTCTTGCGCCGCATCCAGAAGCTGGCCCTGGACCATAACGCCAACACCCAGCTCTCCCTGGAAAACCGTATGGCCTGCGGCGTTGGGGCCTGTCTCGGCTGCACCGTGCCCACCAAATCCGGCGAGCTGGTCCAGGCCTGCACCCAGGGGCCTGTTTTTAAAGCTGACGCCGTCGATCTTTCGGGAGAACTCTAA
- a CDS encoding DUF3047 domain-containing protein encodes MISSIDSSWLRGLLWAVSAACAVLLALGPAPVKAQSELREDFASLKRWRPLFFDNIDAHSTYSIEHNASSSWLRGVADNSASALVSTEHFNPYEFPHLSWRWKVSNVYQKGDATSKSGDDYPLRVYVLFEYDPSTASGWQKIKYGLAKAVYGDYPPDSTLNYIWANQPHDARVLINAYTDRARMIPLRQGTRDVGKWVDESVHIIEDYREAFGESPPANATLAVMSDADNTGERAIGFIDYLRLSP; translated from the coding sequence GTGATCTCGAGCATAGACTCCTCCTGGTTGCGAGGTCTTCTGTGGGCCGTGTCCGCAGCCTGCGCTGTGCTGCTGGCTCTGGGGCCGGCGCCGGTAAAGGCGCAATCCGAGTTGCGGGAGGACTTCGCCTCCCTAAAGCGATGGCGGCCCCTGTTTTTTGACAACATCGACGCCCACAGCACCTATTCCATCGAACACAACGCGAGTTCGTCCTGGCTCCGGGGGGTCGCCGACAATTCAGCCTCAGCCCTCGTGTCCACAGAACACTTCAATCCCTACGAATTTCCCCATCTCTCCTGGCGCTGGAAAGTCTCCAATGTCTACCAAAAGGGCGACGCGACAAGCAAATCTGGCGACGATTACCCGCTTCGTGTCTACGTCCTGTTTGAATATGACCCGTCCACTGCCTCGGGATGGCAGAAAATCAAATACGGTCTGGCCAAAGCCGTGTATGGTGACTATCCTCCGGACTCAACGCTCAACTATATTTGGGCCAACCAGCCCCACGACGCGCGCGTTCTGATCAACGCCTACACCGACCGGGCCCGGATGATCCCTCTGCGCCAGGGAACGAGAGATGTCGGAAAATGGGTGGACGAATCGGTCCATATCATCGAAGATTACCGCGAGGCCTTTGGAGAATCGCCACCGGCCAATGCGACGCTGGCCGTCATGAGTGACGCGGATAACACCGGCGAAAGGGCAATTGGTTTTATTGACTATCTCCGGCTGTCTCCATAG
- a CDS encoding DNA repair protein RecN, translating to MLELLRIRNLALIQDLEMEFDPGLNVLTGESGAGKSFILRALDFILGEKLQTNHVRPGADKAVVEAIFHLEGQEYVLRRELNSATGRSRVYINDDLSSQAKIRALRPSLIIHTSQHGQQQLLNPNFHTRLLDGDIPRELLGTKEDLLSRYKDILRRLEQLDQSTQDLDAKRELLEYQQQQIDQVGPERGEEEQLLERKTTLREQAASQQAVQNCLEILNGAGQPGALDLAGDLQRASQSLQSINEGLGEHAQHLQEWYEYLKELETELRSQPLPFDSTQELEGIEARLWELAQLQRRLNRNLDQICDLHEEIEATLSHRDQIGLERQQLERQSQEMHAELIQAVQEVNAAREHTASRLAEQLRQELVQLGFAEEIQIFFALHDHEVAPGIWEKRARLQWVPNPGQPVQALDEIASGGELSRFLLGLVCLQSTRELPTLLFDEVDAGVGGVTLNSVGQRLTELSRRQQVVLISHWPQLASRGQRHFQVAKEIVDGETFTTCHELDAQARFDELARMAGGDEQGLAFAQQLLHNQ from the coding sequence ATGCTTGAACTTCTTCGCATCCGCAATCTGGCCCTGATACAAGATCTGGAAATGGAATTCGACCCTGGCTTGAACGTTCTCACAGGCGAAAGCGGGGCCGGAAAATCATTCATCCTCAGAGCCCTTGATTTCATTCTCGGAGAGAAACTCCAGACCAACCACGTCCGTCCCGGCGCGGATAAAGCCGTGGTCGAAGCGATCTTTCACCTGGAGGGGCAAGAATATGTCCTGCGCCGTGAACTCAACTCCGCCACAGGACGCAGTCGCGTCTACATCAATGACGATCTGAGTTCGCAAGCCAAAATCCGGGCCCTTCGCCCCAGTCTGATCATCCATACCAGCCAGCACGGCCAACAACAGCTCCTCAATCCGAATTTCCACACCCGGCTTCTTGACGGCGACATCCCCCGGGAACTTCTGGGAACCAAGGAGGACTTGCTCAGTCGCTACAAGGACATCCTGCGCAGGCTGGAACAGCTCGACCAGTCCACGCAAGATCTCGACGCCAAGCGAGAACTCCTGGAATACCAGCAACAGCAAATCGACCAGGTCGGGCCCGAGCGTGGCGAAGAAGAACAGCTCCTTGAACGCAAGACCACCTTGCGCGAGCAGGCGGCAAGCCAGCAGGCGGTACAAAACTGTCTTGAAATCTTAAACGGGGCCGGACAACCAGGAGCGCTTGATTTGGCGGGAGATCTCCAGCGCGCCTCCCAATCGCTGCAGAGTATCAATGAAGGGCTGGGCGAACACGCCCAACATCTCCAGGAGTGGTACGAATACCTCAAGGAATTGGAAACCGAACTCCGTTCCCAACCGCTGCCTTTCGACAGCACCCAGGAGCTTGAAGGAATCGAGGCCCGCCTCTGGGAACTCGCCCAGCTCCAACGCCGCTTGAACCGGAATCTGGACCAGATCTGCGACCTGCATGAAGAAATTGAGGCCACCCTTTCCCATCGGGATCAGATCGGCCTCGAGCGCCAACAGCTTGAACGGCAGTCCCAAGAAATGCATGCCGAATTGATTCAGGCCGTTCAGGAGGTCAACGCCGCCCGAGAGCACACCGCCTCCCGATTGGCCGAACAACTCCGCCAGGAACTCGTCCAGCTCGGTTTCGCCGAAGAAATCCAGATTTTTTTCGCCCTCCACGACCATGAAGTCGCTCCCGGCATCTGGGAAAAACGGGCCCGTTTGCAGTGGGTGCCCAATCCCGGCCAGCCGGTTCAGGCCTTGGACGAAATCGCCTCGGGCGGTGAATTGTCCCGTTTTTTACTGGGCCTGGTCTGCCTGCAATCCACACGCGAGCTGCCGACCCTCCTGTTTGACGAAGTAGATGCCGGTGTCGGCGGTGTAACACTCAACAGCGTCGGCCAGCGGCTCACGGAATTGTCCCGGCGCCAACAGGTGGTCCTTATTTCCCATTGGCCGCAACTCGCCAGCCGAGGCCAGCGCCACTTTCAGGTCGCCAAGGAGATTGTGGACGGGGAAACCTTCACCACCTGTCACGAGCTCGATGCCCAGGCCCGTTTCGATGAATTGGCGCGCATGGCTGGCGGTGACGAGCAAGGCCTTGCCTTCGCCCAGCAACTGCTGCACAATCAATAA
- a CDS encoding secondary thiamine-phosphate synthase enzyme YjbQ, producing MLEITVSTSKREEFVDITEQVRRVCGDKGWQDGVVLLHCAHTTAGLTVNESADPSVCRDILAHLRQSVPHMAGYEHGEGNSDAHIKSSLMGCSQQVLVANGRLALGTWQGIFFTEFDGPRQRRVWLQWIPA from the coding sequence ATGCTCGAGATCACCGTTTCAACCTCCAAGCGTGAAGAATTTGTCGATATCACAGAGCAGGTTCGACGGGTCTGCGGCGACAAAGGGTGGCAGGACGGGGTAGTACTTCTGCACTGCGCCCACACCACCGCTGGGCTGACCGTGAATGAGTCAGCGGATCCCAGCGTCTGCCGCGACATCTTGGCCCATTTGCGCCAAAGCGTCCCCCATATGGCGGGCTATGAGCACGGCGAGGGCAATAGCGATGCCCATATCAAGTCGTCTTTGATGGGATGCAGCCAACAGGTGTTGGTGGCCAATGGCCGTCTGGCCCTGGGCACCTGGCAGGGCATCTTTTTTACCGAGTTCGACGGGCCCCGCCAGCGCCGTGTCTGGTTGCAATGGATTCCGGCCTAG
- a CDS encoding transcription antitermination factor NusB: MSRSPALPPARQAALSCLEGVLLRDQELQASLDGVLDSASLEPRDRALATELVYGVCRHKTHLETAITRFVHPKTRLKPRLRLILSVAAYEMLYLDRIPAYASVDWAVNAVKKRVAVQRAGVANAVLRRLADDLHNRGRPAVVHELQAVRGSNDQAWAKAYSCPEWIVRLWRRAYGDQTAASLLQASLQVPPVGLRFAPGPQGDQAWQRWRHRPECLQAVARGVAVHNVDAAAVEELEAQGSAARQSLAAQEALWALEPSAWEGPLWDGCCGRGGKTLFCRELGFTVYSSDPHRQRVQLLAQQSSRICLADAAYPPFRSGELRTVLLDVPCSGLGVLSRRPDSKWKRAPEDLQGLVRLQRRMLEAAFALLPPGGRLVYMTCTCNPEENEDQIQWLCHREPGGVLERQWQTAWDSRLFEFFYAASVVRES, from the coding sequence GTGTCCCGATCCCCAGCCCTCCCCCCTGCCCGGCAGGCCGCCCTGTCCTGTCTGGAAGGGGTCCTTTTGCGTGACCAGGAACTCCAGGCGAGTCTCGATGGGGTGTTGGATTCCGCCTCGCTCGAACCCCGAGACCGAGCCCTGGCCACTGAACTTGTCTACGGCGTGTGCCGGCACAAGACCCACCTGGAAACGGCCATCACCCGTTTTGTGCACCCGAAGACCCGACTCAAGCCCCGCCTGCGCCTCATTCTGTCCGTTGCCGCTTACGAGATGCTCTATTTGGACCGCATCCCTGCTTATGCCAGCGTGGATTGGGCGGTGAACGCGGTCAAAAAACGGGTCGCCGTGCAGCGCGCCGGTGTGGCCAACGCTGTTTTGCGCCGCCTGGCTGACGATCTGCACAACCGCGGCCGACCCGCTGTTGTCCATGAACTCCAAGCGGTGCGCGGCTCGAACGATCAAGCCTGGGCAAAGGCCTATTCCTGTCCAGAATGGATTGTGCGCTTGTGGAGGCGGGCCTATGGCGATCAGACGGCTGCGTCACTCCTTCAGGCTTCGCTGCAGGTGCCTCCCGTTGGACTTCGCTTCGCCCCGGGCCCGCAAGGGGACCAGGCGTGGCAACGGTGGCGACACCGTCCGGAGTGTTTGCAAGCTGTGGCACGCGGGGTAGCTGTGCACAATGTGGACGCGGCGGCGGTGGAGGAACTCGAAGCCCAGGGGAGTGCCGCACGACAGAGTCTGGCCGCTCAGGAAGCCCTGTGGGCCTTGGAGCCGAGCGCTTGGGAAGGGCCATTGTGGGACGGATGCTGCGGTCGTGGCGGCAAGACCTTGTTTTGTCGGGAACTGGGGTTCACAGTCTATAGTAGCGATCCCCATCGGCAGCGGGTGCAGTTGCTGGCCCAGCAGTCCAGTCGGATCTGTCTCGCTGACGCAGCGTATCCGCCCTTTCGCTCCGGAGAGCTGCGCACGGTCCTGCTCGATGTGCCTTGTTCGGGGCTCGGCGTACTCAGTCGTCGACCGGACAGCAAATGGAAACGCGCCCCTGAAGATCTTCAGGGGTTGGTCCGTTTGCAGCGGCGCATGCTTGAGGCCGCTTTCGCCCTGCTGCCGCCCGGAGGACGGCTGGTGTACATGACTTGCACCTGTAATCCTGAGGAAAATGAAGACCAGATCCAATGGTTGTGTCACCGTGAGCCCGGCGGAGTTCTGGAGCGACAGTGGCAGACAGCGTGGGATTCACGGCTTTTTGAGTTTTTCTATGCCGCCTCGGTTGTCCGCGAATCGTGA
- a CDS encoding dihydroorotate dehydrogenase → MDMQVAFAGLDLKNPIMTASGTFGYGTEFMPYGKLEELGAIVVKGISLAPRKGNPQPRITETACGMLNAIGLQNIGVEAFLRDKLPQLPWRTTPVIVNLYAQAVEEFAELTDRLATAKGVAGLEVNISCPNVREGGVQFGQDPVLAARVTEAVKKRAGALPVMVKLSPNVTDVTVMARAVADGGADCISCINTLTGMAVDIHSRRPCLANVVGGLSGPAIKPVALRMVHQVVRAVDVPVVGLGGISSAEDVLEFLLVGAHAVQLGTANFVRPDTAFKLVDEVRRLAEEMGISAWEDFRGTLELP, encoded by the coding sequence ATGGATATGCAGGTGGCCTTCGCCGGCCTTGACCTCAAAAATCCCATCATGACCGCCTCGGGCACGTTTGGCTACGGCACCGAATTTATGCCCTACGGCAAGCTCGAAGAGCTGGGGGCCATCGTGGTCAAGGGCATCTCCCTCGCCCCGCGCAAAGGCAACCCCCAGCCCCGCATCACCGAGACCGCCTGTGGCATGCTCAACGCCATAGGATTGCAGAACATCGGCGTCGAGGCCTTTTTGCGTGACAAACTGCCGCAACTGCCGTGGCGCACAACCCCGGTGATCGTCAATCTTTACGCCCAGGCCGTGGAAGAATTCGCGGAATTAACGGACCGTCTGGCGACCGCCAAGGGCGTCGCCGGGCTGGAAGTCAATATCTCCTGCCCCAACGTCCGGGAGGGAGGCGTGCAATTCGGTCAGGACCCGGTTCTCGCCGCCCGGGTCACGGAAGCGGTCAAGAAGCGAGCCGGGGCCCTGCCGGTCATGGTCAAGCTCAGCCCCAATGTCACCGATGTGACGGTCATGGCCCGGGCCGTGGCAGATGGAGGTGCCGATTGCATCAGCTGTATCAATACCCTCACCGGCATGGCCGTTGACATCCATTCCCGCCGCCCCTGCCTGGCCAATGTTGTCGGCGGTCTTTCCGGACCGGCCATAAAACCTGTGGCCTTGCGCATGGTCCACCAGGTGGTGCGCGCAGTCGATGTCCCGGTCGTCGGGTTGGGCGGCATCAGTTCGGCCGAGGATGTCCTTGAATTCCTTCTGGTCGGCGCCCACGCCGTCCAGCTGGGCACGGCCAATTTTGTCCGTCCGGACACCGCCTTCAAGCTGGTCGACGAGGTCCGCCGACTGGCTGAAGAAATGGGCATCAGCGCCTGGGAGGACTTCCGAGGCACCCTCGAGCTGCCCTGA